TTGACCTATTTACCCAGTTGCCTATTATGAGTCCTTTCGCTATATCACTAGGAGCTACACCATTTTTAACGGGGTTAGTTGTTGGTATGTATTCACTTTCCAATACTTTCGGAAATATCATTTCAGGCTTTTTAACCGATAAAAAAGGTCCTTTTTATATATTAATATTTGGTCTATTTGCAACAAGTATTTCCTTGTTTTTATACCAATTCGTAATGGAACCAATGGGTCTTTTGTTAGTGCGCTTTATCCATGGATTAGTTGCTGGTTTTATTGTTCCCGCAGCATTTACTTATTCCGCTAATCAGACAGCATCTGAAAAAAGAGGAAAAGGTGTTGCTTTGTCAGGAGCGTTCGTTGGACTAGCTGCAATCGTGGGTCCTGCAATGAGCGGAATATTAGCTAGTAAACAAAGCGAAGTATTTGTATTAGGTATTACTGGCTCTATTATGCTAATTTTAAGTGTTTTATCTATTTTTTTCTTAAGATCTGTTTCTATTGTAAAACATATAGAGGGGAATAAAGGTACTACTTCTGTAACAATTATAGACCTTTTCAGAAAAAATGGATTGGTTAAAGCATTTTCAGGTGCATTCTTTTTAATGTTTTCCCAAGGTGTTTTAGCTTATATGCTTCCATTAAAAGTGCTTGATCTTGGTTTCGATTCTAAAACGAGTGGTTTATTACTTAGTACTTTTGGTTTTGTAGCAATATTGATATTCGTGCTACCTATAAATCGTATTTTTGATCGTGTTAAGCCTATTAAAACACTAGCTTTCGGAATGGGACTTATGGGAGTAAGTATGTTGTTACTTGGACAAATGGAGAATTTACAATGGATGTACATTTGTATGGGTTCTTATGGAATAGGATTCGCTTTTATATTCCCATCTATTAACTCATTACTAATTGATACCACTGAGCCAACATA
The nucleotide sequence above comes from Psychrobacillus glaciei. Encoded proteins:
- a CDS encoding MFS transporter, producing the protein MRLFVYTIIFFSFFDLFTQLPIMSPFAISLGATPFLTGLVVGMYSLSNTFGNIISGFLTDKKGPFYILIFGLFATSISLFLYQFVMEPMGLLLVRFIHGLVAGFIVPAAFTYSANQTASEKRGKGVALSGAFVGLAAIVGPAMSGILASKQSEVFVLGITGSIMLILSVLSIFFLRSVSIVKHIEGNKGTTSVTIIDLFRKNGLVKAFSGAFFLMFSQGVLAYMLPLKVLDLGFDSKTSGLLLSTFGFVAILIFVLPINRIFDRVKPIKTLAFGMGLMGVSMLLLGQMENLQWMYICMGSYGIGFAFIFPSINSLLIDTTEPTYRGKAYGYFYAFFSIGVVVGSSITGLLALTAKGGFFFTGVILILISVSSLANSNK